A DNA window from Loxodonta africana isolate mLoxAfr1 chromosome 7, mLoxAfr1.hap2, whole genome shotgun sequence contains the following coding sequences:
- the LYVE1 gene encoding lymphatic vessel endothelial hyaluronic acid receptor 1: MSKAFNLVLLLAYIWTTRILVQSSLRVEEVSILVPCRIVGITLVGKKTAEQLNFTDAKEACRLLGLTLASKAQVETARKYGFETCSYGWVEDGSSVVIPRILPNPKCGKNGIGVLAWKVLDHQRFRAYCYNSSDTRINSCLPEIITTKYLIFNTQTSTYTTEINVSDTTYSISSPSSAPALTTAPTPASTSTPRKRKLICVTEVFMETSATATGSDSYIGSQAAFKNEVAEFGGVPTALLVLALLFFAAAAGLAVCYVKRYVKAFPFTNKSKQKEKGDDSNPTEESKEMGKKTEDSKSPPKATVRYLEAEV; the protein is encoded by the exons ATGTCTAAGGCCTTCAACCTGGTGTTGCTCCTTGCCTACATCTGGACCACGAGGATCCTGGTCCAAAGCTCTCTGCGAGTAGAAG AGGTTTCCATCTTGGTGCCATGCAGAATTGTGGGAATCACCCTTGTGGGCAAAAAGACAGCTGAGCAGCTGAATTTCACAGACGCCAAGGAGGCATGTAGGCTACTGGGCCTAACTCTGGCCAGCAAAGCCCAGGTTGAAACAGCACGGAAGTATGGCTTTGAGACTTGCAG CTATGGATGGGTTGAAGATGGGTCCTCAGTGGTCATCCCTCGGATTCTCCCAAACCCCAAATGTGGGAAGAATGGGATTGGTGTCCTGGCTTGGAAGGTTTTAGATCATCAAAGGTTCAGGGCCTATtgctacaactcatctg ATACTCGGATTAACTCATGCCTTCCAGAAATTATCACCACCAAATATCTCATATTCAACACTCAAACTTCAACATATACAACAGAAATTAATGTCAGTGACACTACATACTCAATATCATCCCCTTCCTCTGCCCCTGCTCTTACTACTGCTCCTACACCGGCTTCCACTTCTACTCCACGGAAACGAAAATTAATTTGCGTAACGGAAGTTTTTATGGAAACTAGTGCCACAGCTACAGGAAGTGATTCATACATTGGAAGTCAAGCAGCATTCAAGAATGAAGTTGCTGAGTTTGGAG GTGTTCCCACAGCTCTGCTGGTACTTGCTCTCCTCTTCTTTGCTGCTGCAGCTGGTCTTGCAGTCTGCTACGTGAAAAG GTATGTGAAGGCCTTCCCTTTTACAAACAAGAGTAAGCAGAAGGAGAAAGGTGATGATAGCAACCCTACTGAGGAATCAAAGGAAATGGGTAAAAAGACAGAAGACTCCAAGAGTCCACCCAAAGCTACAGTGCGGTACCTGGAAGCTGAAGTTTAG